In Malus sylvestris chromosome 15, drMalSylv7.2, whole genome shotgun sequence, a single genomic region encodes these proteins:
- the LOC126603610 gene encoding histone-lysine N-methyltransferase ASHR1, translating into MEELQRALENRGLTVSNLPDKGRSLFTTRDFSPGEVIILQEPYVCVPNNSPAESRCDACFQSSNLKKCSACQVVYYCCSSCQKFEWKLHRLECEALSKLQKERRMAVTPSIRLMIKLYLRTKLQAEKIIPSSAVDNYKLVEALVAHMSEIDEKQLVLYAQMANLVSLILQWPDINIKEIAENFSKLACNAHTICDSELRPLGTGLYPVVSIINHSCLPNSVLLFEGRSAVVRAVQYIPKGAEVLISYIETSGSTMTRQKALKEQYHFTCTCPRCIKVGQYDDIQESASLEGYRCKDKGCSGFLIRQSDGDGFVCQQCGLVRSKEEIRKIASELKSLSDKASISTSSCDYQEAISGLKAIETLQKKLFHPFSISLMQTREKLLKILMELEDWNEALAYCRLTIPVYQRVYPGCHPLLGLQYYTCGKLEWLLGDTENAVKSLTKAVDILRITHGTSTPFMKDLLMRLEEARAEASYKLSSEE; encoded by the exons ATGGAAGAATTGCAGAGAGCTCTTGAAAATCGCGGCTTAACCGTTTCGAATCTTCCGGACAAAGGCCGCTCCCTCTTCACCACCAGAGACTTCTCTCCag GGGAAGTGATAATCCTCCAGGAGCCGTACGTTTGCGTGCCGAACAACTCCCCGGCGGAATCCAGGTGCGACGCTTGCTTCCAATCGAGTAATCTCAAGAAATGCTCGGCTTGTCAGGTTGTGTACTATTGTTGCAGCTCATGCCAG AAGTTTGAATGGAAGCTGCATCGTCTGGAATGTGAAGCTCTCTCGAAGCTTCAGAAGGAGAGACGGATGGCCGTCACGCCGTCGATTCGTCTCATGATCAAGCTCTACCTCCGTACCAAATTGCAAGCTGAGAAG ATCATTCCTTCTTCTGCTGTGGACAACTATAAGTTGGTGGAGGCGTTAGTTGCTC ACATGTCAGAGATTGATGAGAAGCAGCTGGTGCTGTATGCTCAGATGGCTAACCTTGTCAGCTTGATACTTCAGTGGCCCGATATTAATATAAAGGAGATTGCAGAAAACTTTTCCAAG CTTGCATGCAATGCACACACAATTTGTGACAGTGAATTGAGACCCCTGGGCACAGGGCTATATCCTGTCGTTTCCATTATTAACCACAG CTGCCTGCCCAATTCTGTTTTATTATTCGAGGGACGATCAGCTGTCGTACGTGCTGTGCAGTATATACCCAAAGGTGCTGAG GTGTTGATAAGTTACATAGAAACTTCTGGAAGCACTATGACTCGGCAGAAGGCACTTAAAGAACAATACCATTTCACTTGCACATGTCCCCGCTGCATTAAAGTG GGTCAGTATGATGATATCCAAGAGAGTGCCAGTCTTGAAGGTTACCGATGCAAGGATAAGGGATGCAGCGGCTTTTTGATTCGCCAGTCTG ATGGTGATGGGTTCGTGTGCCAGCAATGTGGACTTGTTAGGAGCAAAGAAGAGATAAGGAAGATAGCAAGTGAACTAAAATCATTGTCAGACAAGGCTTCTATATCTACATCCTCTTGCG ATTACCAGGAAGCTATATCTGGGCTTAAGGCAATTGAGACACTGCAGAAGAAACTGTTTCATCCGTTTTCAATCTCTTTGATGCAAACTCGGGAGAAGCTTTTAAAG ATTTTGATGGAGCTGGAAGACTGGAATGAAGCTTTAGCATATTGCAGATTGACCATTCCAGTGTATCAAA GAGTATATCCTGGTTGTCATCCTTTGCTTGGATTGCAATATTATACATGCGGGAAGCTCGAATG GTTACTAGGAGACACGGAGAACGCTGTCAAATCCCTGACCAAGGCCGTAGATATTCTGCGGATTACTCATGGGACAAGCACACCTTTCATGAAGGACCTATTGATGAGGCTGGAGGAAGCACGCGCCGAAGCTTCTTATAAACTTTCATCAGAAGAGTAG
- the LOC126603609 gene encoding serine/threonine-protein kinase MPS1 isoform X2: MDGEANLPVRPAAARNLIRPVNLDSTSSSSSSFSSSSPPNFLRNVQAAFKRHRPLGVMQSNSIRPRRMVLPQRSVSKSADSSVAPLIESKQLRDAASMSQGNTAKESIAQPNNMKETQEDASITPFSTSGVSTQTFDERLNPFDAQIDQAKIGVSGKDNNLMSPLHLESQQIDGKKKVQFSTGSVPIPQEMEWISGSQVDRSAVTNLDSKHQNIQNMESDVCLKSDGGISSSLAKRTTAIQDQLHQFRNFLSQPATQSSVVGPSCATTTSVHATSAPMLSTTTYCSHFHSGPHVAVDPQPVTQGNMMHPAKASLKVTSGMSTAQVAVADQICNSAIDTQMQVKEYELSKDPIGCMSKESKVTERHSLLDAKSTEGKGLTCDVTNPPSQVPLPQNSCADMKSEPSKSEKQQKAVSSKGASAPRKRNYDPELFFKVNGKLYQRLGKIGSGGSSEVHKVISSDCTIYALKKIKLKGRDYATAFGFCQEIEYLNRLKGKNHIIQLIDYEVTDKALLHEVLSGSMNNKDGRVKDDGYIYMVLEYGEIDLAHMLSQQWKEMDVSKKTIDENWLRFYWQQILLAVNTIHEERIVHSDLKPANFLLVKGSLKLIDFGIAKAIMSDTTNIQRDSQVGTLSYMSPEAFMCNESDADGNTIKCGRPSDIWSLGCILYQMVYGRTPFADYKTFWAKFKVITDPNHEITYEPVSNPWLMDLMKKCLAWDRNERWRIPQLLQHPFIVPPVPQQPSSPCEENCKLLQLISQTCADDREASKLCCQMQQLLKDPVTSIGSQLVSSRDLQCKLLSQMTKLCLQLQEHLANSEG, encoded by the exons ATGGACGGGGAGGCTAACCTTCCAGTCCGACCCGCTGCGGCGAGGAATTTGATCCGTCCGGTCAACCTGGATTCCACATCGTCATCGTCTTCGTCGTTCTCGTCTTCCTCCCCGCCGAACTTTCTCCGGAATGTCCAGGCGGCCTTCAAGCGACACCGCCCTCTCG GAGTAATGCAGTCAAATAGCATAAGACCTCGGCGTATGGTGCTCCCCCAGCGAAGCGTATCCAAAAGTGCGGATTCAAGTGTAGCTCCTCTCATTGAATCAAAGCAGTTGAGAGATGCAGCTTCAATGAGTCAGGGTAATACTGCAAAGGAGTCAATTGCGCAGCCAAACAACATGAAGGAAACTCAAGAAGATGCATCTATTACACCATTTTCCACTTCAGGCGTTAGCACCCAAACCTTTGATGAACGATTAAATCCATTTGATGCGCAaatagatcaagccaaaatTGGCGTTAGTGGTAAAGACAATAACTTGATGTCTCCCTTGCACTTGGAGTCCCAACAGATTGATGGTAAAAAAAAGGTCCAATTTTCAACTGGAAGCGTTCCCATTCCCCAGG AAATGGAGTGGATTTCCGGCAGTCAAGTGGATAGATCAGCTGTCACCAATCTTGACTCAAAGCATCAGAATATTCAGAACATGGAATCTGATGTCTGTTTGAAGTCTGATGGTGGAATTTCTTCTTCATTGGCAAAGAGAACAACTGCCATTCAGGACCAGTTGCATCAGTTTAGGAACTTCTTAAGCCAGCCTGCAACTCAATCCTCAGTTGTCGGGCCATCTTGTGCTACAACAACGTCTGTCCATGCTACTTCAGCACCCATGCTTAGTACAACAACTTATTGTTCTCATTTTCATAGTGGTCCTCATGTGGCAGTCGATCCTCAACCAGTAACTCAAGGGAATATGATGCATCCTGCAAAAGCTTCTTTAAAAGTCACCAGTGGAATGTCAACTGCCCAGGTAGCTGTTGCAGACCAAATTTGTAACTCTGCAATTGATACCCAAATGCAAGTTAAGGAGTATGAACTCTCTAAGGATCCAATTGGCTGCATGTCGAAGGAAAGTAAGGTTACAGAACGTCATTCTCTTCTTGATGCCAAGTCAACTGAAGGGAAAGGGCTTACATGTGATGTTACCAATCCACCATCACAGGTTCCTTTGCCCCAAAATTCATGTGCTGATATGAAGTCAGAGCCTTCTAAATCTGAGAAGCAACAAAAGGCTGTAAGTAGTAAAGGTGCATCAGCCCCTCGTAAAAGGAATTATGATCCGGAATTGTTTTTTAAAGTCAACGGGAAGCTCTATCAAAGGCTTGGAAAAATAGGTAGTGGAGGGAGCAGTGAGGTCCACAAAGTCATATCATCAGACTGTACAATCTATGCACTTAAGAAAATCAAGCTAAAAGGGCGTGATTACGCCACTGCTTTTGGCTTTTGTCAAGAAATTGAGTATTTGAATAGGCTGAAGGGAAAAAACCACATCATACAGCTTATTGACTATGAG GTGACAGATAAGGCTTTGCTCCATGAAGTCTTGAGTGGCTCCATGAATAATAAGGATGGCAGAGTCAAGGATGATGGGTATATATACATGGTACTTGAATATGGAGAAATTGATTTGGCTCACATGCTGTCTCAGCAGTGGAAGGAAATGGACGTCTCCAAAAAGACCATAGATGAGAACTGGCTACGATTCTACTGGCAG CAAATTCTTCTAGCGGTTAACACTATACATGAGGAACGTATTGTGCACTCTGACTTGAAGCCAGCCAACTTCCTTCTTGTCAAAGGCTCTCTAAAGCTAATTGATTTTGGGATTGCCAAAGCAATAATGAGTGATACAACGAACATCCAGAGGGATTCTCAG GTGGGTACACTTAGCTACATGTCTCCAGAAGCGTTCATGTGCAACGAGAGTGATGCAGATGGAAACACTATCAAGTGTGGTCGGCCATCAGACATCTGGTCGCTCGGCTGCATCCTTTATCAGATGGTATATGGGAGGACACCATTTGCAGACTACAAGACCTTCTGGGCCAAGTTCAAAGTTATAACTGATCCCAACCATGAAATCACATATGAACCAGTCTCAAACCCCTGGCTTATGGACCTCATGAAAAAGTGCCTCGCATGGGACCGCAACGAAAGGTGGAGGATACCTCAGCTACTCCAACACCCTTTCATTGTTCCCCCAGTTCCACAGCAGCCATCTTCGCCTTGCGAGGAAAACTGTAAACTGCTTCAACTTATTTCCCAAACCTGTGCTGACGATCGCGAGGCTTCCAAGCTATGTTGTCAGATGCAGCAACTGCTTAAGGACCCCGTCACGTCAATAGGGTCTCAGTTAGTATCATCACGAGACCTACAATGTAAATTGCTCTCCCAGATGACAAAACTTTGCCTTCAGCTCCAGGAACATTTAGCAAACTCAGAGGGATAA
- the LOC126603611 gene encoding biotin--protein ligase 2-like, which yields MSFASTTSLGLSTVQSSLRNAVFSKQSNFSLPLPAAAALAMDCDPNCTLFLCGKSPAENEAAKALKNSNALKLPETTEFSIFLQSESEKPVKEDAFGVDSFMSSLSTSRFGRFLLWSPRLPSTHDVVSKNFCELPVGAVCVADIQYKGRGRSKNVWESPEGCLLFSFTLQMEDGRVVPLIQYVVSLAVTEAIKDVCDKNGLPYVDVKIKWPNDLYLNGLKVGGILCTSTYKSKQFNVCAGIGLNVDNEKPTTCLNAFLRELSVTTYKFRREDVLAAFFNKFEMLYEVFINQGFQSLEEVYYRTWLHSGQRVIVQEKSEDQVVENVVTIQGLTSSGYLLAIGDDNQMCELHPDGNSFDFFKGLVRRKLD from the exons ATGTCCTTCGCCTCCACCACCTCGCTAGGGCTTTCCACCGTACAAAGCTCACTGAGGAACGCCGTTTTCTCGAAGCAGTCAAATTTCAGTCTCCCTCTACCCGCCGCCGCCGCATTAG ccATGGACTGCGACCCGAATTGTACGCTGTTTTTGTGCGGGAAATCGCCGGCGGAGAACGAGGCTGCCAAGGCGCTGAAGAACAGCAACGCGCTGAAGCTCCCTGAGACCACCGAGTTTTCGATTTTCTTACAATCGGAATCCGAAAAGCCGGTCAAGGAAGACGCTTTTGGAGTCGATTCGTTCATGAGCTCGCTATCTACCAGTCGGTTCGGCAGGTTCCTCCTCTGGTCTCCTCGCCTGCCTTCCACACACGACGTCGTTTCTAA GAATTTCTGTGAGCTGCCGGTCGGTGCTGTTTGTGTAGCTGATATTCAGTACAAAGGGAGAG GGCGGTCGAAGAATGTGTGGGAATCTCCCGAGGGTTGCCTTCTGTTCTCCTTTACATTGCAAATGGAGGATGGCCGAGTCGTGCCTCTTATACAGTACGTGGTTTCTCTTGCTGTCACAGAGGCGATAAAAGATGTTTGTGATAAAAAT GGCTTGCCATATGTTGATGTTAAAATAAAATGGCCAAATGATCTTTATTTAAATGGCCTAAAAGTGGGAGGTATTTTATGCACCTCAACATATAAGTCGAAGCAGTTCAATGTCTGTGCTG GTATAGGTTTGAACGTTGATAATGAGAAACCAACTACATGTTTGAATGCATTTCTTAGAGAATTGTCGGTTACGACATACAAATTTAGAAGAGAAGATGTTCTTGCCGCCTTCTTTAACAAATTTGAGATGCTATATGAAGTTTTTATAAATCAAG GATTCCAATCTCTTGAGGAGGTATACTATAGGACATGGTTACACAG CGGACAGAGAGTTATTGTGCAAGAAAAGAGTGAGGATCAAGTGGTGGAAAATGTGGTCACTATTCAG GGTTTGACCTCATCAGGATATTTGTTAGCTATTGGTGATGACAATCAGATGTGTGAACTTCATCCTGATGGAAATAG TTTTGACTTCTTCAAGGGATTAGTCAGACGAAAACTTGACTGA
- the LOC126603609 gene encoding serine/threonine-protein kinase MPS1 isoform X1: MDGEANLPVRPAAARNLIRPVNLDSTSSSSSSFSSSSPPNFLRNVQAAFKRHRPLGVMQSNSIRPRRMVLPQRSVSKSADSSVAPLIESKQLRDAASMSQGNTAKESIAQPNNMKETQEDASITPFSTSGVSTQTFDERLNPFDAQIDQAKIGVSGKDNNLMSPLHLESQQIDGKKKVQFSTGSVPIPQGADDHMATEMELSSYMRSLALTEMEWISGSQVDRSAVTNLDSKHQNIQNMESDVCLKSDGGISSSLAKRTTAIQDQLHQFRNFLSQPATQSSVVGPSCATTTSVHATSAPMLSTTTYCSHFHSGPHVAVDPQPVTQGNMMHPAKASLKVTSGMSTAQVAVADQICNSAIDTQMQVKEYELSKDPIGCMSKESKVTERHSLLDAKSTEGKGLTCDVTNPPSQVPLPQNSCADMKSEPSKSEKQQKAVSSKGASAPRKRNYDPELFFKVNGKLYQRLGKIGSGGSSEVHKVISSDCTIYALKKIKLKGRDYATAFGFCQEIEYLNRLKGKNHIIQLIDYEVTDKALLHEVLSGSMNNKDGRVKDDGYIYMVLEYGEIDLAHMLSQQWKEMDVSKKTIDENWLRFYWQQILLAVNTIHEERIVHSDLKPANFLLVKGSLKLIDFGIAKAIMSDTTNIQRDSQVGTLSYMSPEAFMCNESDADGNTIKCGRPSDIWSLGCILYQMVYGRTPFADYKTFWAKFKVITDPNHEITYEPVSNPWLMDLMKKCLAWDRNERWRIPQLLQHPFIVPPVPQQPSSPCEENCKLLQLISQTCADDREASKLCCQMQQLLKDPVTSIGSQLVSSRDLQCKLLSQMTKLCLQLQEHLANSEG, translated from the exons ATGGACGGGGAGGCTAACCTTCCAGTCCGACCCGCTGCGGCGAGGAATTTGATCCGTCCGGTCAACCTGGATTCCACATCGTCATCGTCTTCGTCGTTCTCGTCTTCCTCCCCGCCGAACTTTCTCCGGAATGTCCAGGCGGCCTTCAAGCGACACCGCCCTCTCG GAGTAATGCAGTCAAATAGCATAAGACCTCGGCGTATGGTGCTCCCCCAGCGAAGCGTATCCAAAAGTGCGGATTCAAGTGTAGCTCCTCTCATTGAATCAAAGCAGTTGAGAGATGCAGCTTCAATGAGTCAGGGTAATACTGCAAAGGAGTCAATTGCGCAGCCAAACAACATGAAGGAAACTCAAGAAGATGCATCTATTACACCATTTTCCACTTCAGGCGTTAGCACCCAAACCTTTGATGAACGATTAAATCCATTTGATGCGCAaatagatcaagccaaaatTGGCGTTAGTGGTAAAGACAATAACTTGATGTCTCCCTTGCACTTGGAGTCCCAACAGATTGATGGTAAAAAAAAGGTCCAATTTTCAACTGGAAGCGTTCCCATTCCCCAGG GGGCCGATGATCATATGGCCACTGAAATGGAGTTATCATCTTACATGCGTTCGCTTGCGTTAACAGAAATGGAGTGGATTTCCGGCAGTCAAGTGGATAGATCAGCTGTCACCAATCTTGACTCAAAGCATCAGAATATTCAGAACATGGAATCTGATGTCTGTTTGAAGTCTGATGGTGGAATTTCTTCTTCATTGGCAAAGAGAACAACTGCCATTCAGGACCAGTTGCATCAGTTTAGGAACTTCTTAAGCCAGCCTGCAACTCAATCCTCAGTTGTCGGGCCATCTTGTGCTACAACAACGTCTGTCCATGCTACTTCAGCACCCATGCTTAGTACAACAACTTATTGTTCTCATTTTCATAGTGGTCCTCATGTGGCAGTCGATCCTCAACCAGTAACTCAAGGGAATATGATGCATCCTGCAAAAGCTTCTTTAAAAGTCACCAGTGGAATGTCAACTGCCCAGGTAGCTGTTGCAGACCAAATTTGTAACTCTGCAATTGATACCCAAATGCAAGTTAAGGAGTATGAACTCTCTAAGGATCCAATTGGCTGCATGTCGAAGGAAAGTAAGGTTACAGAACGTCATTCTCTTCTTGATGCCAAGTCAACTGAAGGGAAAGGGCTTACATGTGATGTTACCAATCCACCATCACAGGTTCCTTTGCCCCAAAATTCATGTGCTGATATGAAGTCAGAGCCTTCTAAATCTGAGAAGCAACAAAAGGCTGTAAGTAGTAAAGGTGCATCAGCCCCTCGTAAAAGGAATTATGATCCGGAATTGTTTTTTAAAGTCAACGGGAAGCTCTATCAAAGGCTTGGAAAAATAGGTAGTGGAGGGAGCAGTGAGGTCCACAAAGTCATATCATCAGACTGTACAATCTATGCACTTAAGAAAATCAAGCTAAAAGGGCGTGATTACGCCACTGCTTTTGGCTTTTGTCAAGAAATTGAGTATTTGAATAGGCTGAAGGGAAAAAACCACATCATACAGCTTATTGACTATGAG GTGACAGATAAGGCTTTGCTCCATGAAGTCTTGAGTGGCTCCATGAATAATAAGGATGGCAGAGTCAAGGATGATGGGTATATATACATGGTACTTGAATATGGAGAAATTGATTTGGCTCACATGCTGTCTCAGCAGTGGAAGGAAATGGACGTCTCCAAAAAGACCATAGATGAGAACTGGCTACGATTCTACTGGCAG CAAATTCTTCTAGCGGTTAACACTATACATGAGGAACGTATTGTGCACTCTGACTTGAAGCCAGCCAACTTCCTTCTTGTCAAAGGCTCTCTAAAGCTAATTGATTTTGGGATTGCCAAAGCAATAATGAGTGATACAACGAACATCCAGAGGGATTCTCAG GTGGGTACACTTAGCTACATGTCTCCAGAAGCGTTCATGTGCAACGAGAGTGATGCAGATGGAAACACTATCAAGTGTGGTCGGCCATCAGACATCTGGTCGCTCGGCTGCATCCTTTATCAGATGGTATATGGGAGGACACCATTTGCAGACTACAAGACCTTCTGGGCCAAGTTCAAAGTTATAACTGATCCCAACCATGAAATCACATATGAACCAGTCTCAAACCCCTGGCTTATGGACCTCATGAAAAAGTGCCTCGCATGGGACCGCAACGAAAGGTGGAGGATACCTCAGCTACTCCAACACCCTTTCATTGTTCCCCCAGTTCCACAGCAGCCATCTTCGCCTTGCGAGGAAAACTGTAAACTGCTTCAACTTATTTCCCAAACCTGTGCTGACGATCGCGAGGCTTCCAAGCTATGTTGTCAGATGCAGCAACTGCTTAAGGACCCCGTCACGTCAATAGGGTCTCAGTTAGTATCATCACGAGACCTACAATGTAAATTGCTCTCCCAGATGACAAAACTTTGCCTTCAGCTCCAGGAACATTTAGCAAACTCAGAGGGATAA